Proteins from a genomic interval of Aspergillus flavus chromosome 7, complete sequence:
- a CDS encoding exo-1,4-beta-xylosidase xlnD has product MAPSQPFRVSATVLLSLMAVQTGVHAAFVYPKVTILTAAKLSTIGMTPQYCANWCGQRGFTYGGIEFGTQCFCGSEPDFSLATKTNETSCNSQCATEPSSACGGNYVMSLYKISNPQGGGVNTKFVPACQTQPLCSHPVCDTSLSIAERVDSLVKSLTLEEKILNLVDASAGSTRLGLPSYEWWSEATHGVGSAPGVQFTSKPANFSYATSFPAPILTAASFDDTLIRKIAEVIGREGRVFGNNGFSGFDFWAPNINGFRDPRWGRGQETPGEDPLVAQNYIRNFVPGLQGDDPKNKQVIATCKHYAVYDLETGRYGNNYNPTQQDLSEYFLAPFKTCVRDTDVGSIMCSYNSVSGIPACANEYLLDEVLRKHWNFNSDYHYVVSDCGAVTDIWQYHNFTDTEEAAASVALNAGVDLECGSSYLKLNESLAANQTSVKVMDQSLARLYSALFTVGFFDGGKYDKLDFSDVSTPDAQALAYEAAVEGMTLLKNDDLLPLDSPHKYKSVAVIGPFANATTQMQGDYSGDAPYLISPLEAFGDSRWKVNYALGTAINNQNTSGFEEALAAANKSDLIIYLGGIDNSLESETLDRTSLAWPGNQLDLITSLSKLSKPLVVVQFGGGQVDDSAILKNKDIQALVWAGYPSQSGGTALLDVLVGKRSPAGRLPVTQYPASYADQVNIFDINLRPTDLYPGRTYKWYTGKPVLPFGYGLHYTKFMFDWEKTLNREYNIQDLVASCRNSSGGPINDNTPLTTVKARVKNVGHKTSDYVSLLFLSSKNAGPAPRPNKSLVSYVRLLNIARGSDQVAELPLTLGSLARADENGSLVIFPGRYKIALDNSEELTFEFTLKGSPAVIETLPIPDVQYNFTVPVHIQPASTEAHS; this is encoded by the exons atGGCACCATCTCAGCCCTTTCGCGTCAGTGCAACAGTACTACTGTCTCTCATGGCAGTACAGACTGGTGTACACGCCGCATTTGTCT ATCCTAAAGTGACGATTTTGACGGCAGCGAAACTTAGCACCATTGGTATGACACCTCAGTACTGTGCCAACTGGTGCGGTCAACGGGGCTTTACATATGGGGGTATCGAGTTTGGAAC GCAATGTTTCTGTGGGAGTGAGCCCGATTTCAGCCTCGCAACCAAGACAAATGAGACCAGCTGCAACTCTCAATGCGCAACTGAACCATCCAGCGCATGTGGAGGAAACTATGT CATGTCCTTGTATAAAATCTCAAATCCACAAGGGGGCGGAGTGAACACTAAATTCGTGCCAGCGTGTCAAACCCAGCCCCTCTGCAGTCACCCTGTCTGTGATACTTCATTAAGCATTGCGGAGAGAGTCGATTCACTGGTCAAATCCCTGACCCTGGAGGAAAAGATCCTTAATCTCGTGGATGCTTCAGCTGGATCTACCCGCCTCGGCTTACCTTCCTACGAGTGGTGGAGTGAGGCAACTCATGGTGTCGGCTCTGCACCAGGTGTGCAATTCACTTCCAAACCAGCTAACTTCAGCTATGCCACAAGTTTCCCTGCACCGATCCTAACAGCGGCTTCCTTCGATGACACTTTGATTCGCAAAATCGCTGAAGTAATTGGCAGAGAAGGACGGGTATTTGGCAACAATGGATTTTCGGGATTCGATTTCTGGGCTCCGAACATCAATGGATTCAGAGATCCTCGATGGGGAAGAGGGCAAGAAACACCCGGTGAGGATCCTTTGGTCGCGCAGAATTATATTCGCAATTTTGTTCCAGGACTTCAGGGCGATGAcccgaagaacaagcaaGTCATCGCAACATGCAAGCATTACGCGGTCTACGACTTGGAAACGGGTAGATATGGAAACAACTACAATCCGACCCAGCAGGATCTGAGCGAGTACTTCCTTGCACCATTCAAGACTTGCGTGCGTGACACGGATGTGGGAAGCATTATGTGTTCGTACAATTCAGTCTCCGGCATCCCAGCTTGTGCGAATGAATACCTTCTCGATGAGGTGCTCAGAAAGCACTGGAATTTCAATTCAGACTATCACTACGTGGTGTCTGACTGCGGCGCAGTCACAGATATTTGGCAATACCACAACTTTACTGACACCGAAGAAGCGGCAGCCTCAGTTGCTCTCAATGCCGGTGTTGATTTGGAATGTGGTTCGTCCTATCTGAAGCTCAACGAATCTCTCGCGGCAAATCAGACCTCAGTCAAAGTCATGGACCAGTCATTGGCAAGACTATATTCGGCATTGTTCACGGTCGGCTTCTTTGACGGCGGGAAGTACGACAAACTCGATTTCTCTGACGTTTCTACCCCTGACGCACAGGCTCTCGCGTATGAGGCTGCAGTCGAAGGCATGACGCTTCTCAAGAAtgacgatcttcttcctttaGATTCTCCGCATAAATACAAGAGTGTCGCTGTGATTGGACCATTCGCAAATGCCACGACTCAGATGCAGGGCGACTACTCCGGCGATGCCCCGTACTTGATCAGCCCATTGGAAGCATTTGGCGACAGCAGGTGGAAAGTGAATTATGCACTGGGTACAGCAATCAACAATCAGAACACCAGTGGATTCGAGGAGGCTCTAGCAGCCGCAAACAAGTCCGATTTGATCATTTATCTTGGTGGCATCGACAACTCCCTCGAGTCCGAAACGCTGGACCGGACTTCGCTCGCTTGGCCAGGAAACCAACTAGATCTCATCACGAGCTTGTCCAAGCTCTCCAAGCCACTGGTAGTCGTCCAATTTGGAGGCGGCCAGGTCGATGACAGCGCCAtcctgaagaacaaagataTCCAAGCTCTGGTTTGGGCGGGATATCCCAGTCAAAGCGGAGGCACTGCTCTCCTTGATGTTCTTGTGGGCAAAAGGTCACCTGCAGGCAGACTACCCGTCACACAGTATCCCGCCAGTTATGCCGACCAAGTCAATATCTTCGATATCAACCTTCGCCCTACAGATTTATATCCCGGACGAACATACAAATGGTACACAGGAAAGCCGGTGCTCCCGTTCGGCTACGGCCTTCACTACACAAAATTCATGTTTGACTGGGAAAAGACTTTGAACCGTGAGTACAACATTCAGGACCTTGTCGCCTCATGCCGAAATAGTTCAGGCGGTCCGATCAATGACAACACACCCTTGACCACTGTCAAGGCGAGAGTCAAAAATGTCGGCCATAAAACTTCCGACTACGTTAGCCTGTTGTTTCTCTCCAGCAAGAATGCGGGCCCGGCTCCACGACCAAATAAGTCCCTGGTGTCTTACGTGCGTCTCCTCAATATTGCTCGTGGAAGCGATCAAGTGGCAGAGCTGCCTCTCACCCTCGGCTCACTGGCACGAGCTGATGAGAATGGAAGTCTCGTCATTTTTCCAGGACGTTACAAGATTGCATTGGATAATTCAGAGGAATTGACTTTCGAGTTTACATTGAAGGGTAGCCCAGCGGTGATCGAGACGCTGCCTATACCTGATGTGCAGTATAACTTTACTGTGCCCGTTCATATTCAGCCAGCGTCCACTGAAGCACATAGTTAG